In Rhodococcus rhodochrous, a single genomic region encodes these proteins:
- the rsgA gene encoding ribosome small subunit-dependent GTPase A has protein sequence MGVAADGERLLRRREYDESDVRVRPGRGSRPRTKDRPAHRNAEEGMVVTVDRGRWGVALGGDPDRIVTTMRARELGRTPIVVGDQVGVVGDLSGRPDTLARIVRVEDRSTVLRRTADDTDPFERIVVANAEQLLIVVALADPPPRTGLVERALVAAYAGGLAPLLGLTKSDLADPDEFAAHFADLDIPVLLVGQGDDLTALHERIDGRVTALIGHSGVGKSTLVNRLVPDADRATGEVSGVGKGRHTSTQSVALHLPEGGWVVDTPGIRSFGLAHIGPDDVVASFGDLAEAVEDCPRGCTHLGPPADPECAFDSLEGKSHNRAMAVRELLTALASNDPW, from the coding sequence GTGGGAGTCGCTGCTGACGGGGAGCGACTCCTGAGGCGGCGGGAGTACGACGAGTCCGACGTCCGGGTCCGCCCCGGACGCGGCTCGCGGCCGCGCACGAAGGATCGCCCGGCCCACCGCAATGCCGAGGAGGGCATGGTCGTCACCGTCGACCGAGGTCGGTGGGGTGTCGCACTCGGCGGTGATCCCGACCGGATCGTCACCACGATGCGGGCACGTGAGCTCGGCCGGACCCCGATCGTGGTTGGCGATCAGGTGGGTGTCGTCGGCGACCTCTCCGGTCGCCCCGACACGCTCGCGCGCATCGTGCGGGTCGAGGACCGCAGCACCGTGCTGCGACGCACGGCCGACGACACCGACCCGTTCGAGCGCATCGTCGTCGCCAATGCCGAACAGCTGCTCATCGTGGTCGCACTCGCCGATCCCCCACCGCGGACCGGACTGGTCGAACGCGCACTCGTCGCAGCCTATGCCGGGGGTCTCGCCCCGTTGCTGGGACTGACCAAGAGCGATCTCGCCGATCCCGACGAGTTCGCTGCACACTTCGCGGATCTCGACATCCCGGTGCTGCTCGTCGGTCAGGGCGACGATCTCACCGCCCTGCACGAGCGGATCGACGGTCGCGTGACCGCCCTGATCGGGCACTCGGGGGTCGGCAAGTCGACACTGGTGAACAGGCTCGTCCCCGACGCCGACCGCGCCACCGGTGAGGTCTCCGGGGTGGGCAAGGGACGGCACACCTCCACCCAGTCGGTGGCCCTGCACCTGCCCGAGGGCGGGTGGGTGGTCGACACCCCGGGCATCCGGTCGTTCGGGCTCGCGCACATCGGGCCCGACGACGTCGTCGCATCGTTCGGGGACCTGGCCGAAGCGGTCGAAGACTGCCCGCGCGGGTGCACGCATCTCGGCCCGCCCGCCGATCCCGAATGTGCCTTCGACTCGTTGGAGGGCAAGTCGCACAACCGGGCGATGGCCGTGCGTGAACTGCTCACGGCGCTCGCGTCCAACGACCCTTGGTGA
- a CDS encoding fatty acid desaturase family protein, whose product MAISDVKEYAHLTEADVEAIGRELDAIRRDIEESRGERDARYVRNTIRLQRGLEIGGRLVLLGSNKRPLWLLGTGMLSLSKIIENMELGHNVMHGQWDWMNDPEVHSANWEWDNVDPSAHWKITHNYLHHKYTNILGMDDDVGYGLLRVTRDQRWKPFYLGNVAYNAILAALFQYGIAIQLLELGKVIQGRDDRELTKARGKEVLAKLGKQHLKDYVIYPALTGKSWKSTMKANATANFVRNIWTNAVIFCGHFPDGAEKFTKQDIETETRAQWYLRQMLGSANISGGKVMDFMTGNLSYQIEHHIYPDLPSNRYAEIAVRVRELCEKYDLPYTTGPLAVQYWKSWRTIAKLSLPDKYLKDDRDAAPETASERGFGGAPEIDPATGRRVGLATTIEKTRKRGFIRRALGMR is encoded by the coding sequence ATGGCGATATCGGATGTCAAGGAGTACGCGCACCTGACGGAGGCGGACGTCGAGGCCATCGGCCGCGAACTCGACGCCATCCGGCGCGATATCGAGGAGTCCCGCGGTGAGCGCGACGCTCGATACGTCCGCAACACGATCCGGCTGCAGCGCGGCCTCGAGATCGGCGGGCGCCTCGTGCTGCTCGGCTCGAACAAGCGTCCGCTGTGGCTGCTGGGCACAGGCATGCTCTCCCTGTCGAAGATCATCGAGAACATGGAGCTCGGGCACAACGTGATGCACGGGCAGTGGGACTGGATGAACGACCCCGAGGTGCACTCGGCCAACTGGGAGTGGGACAACGTCGACCCGTCGGCGCACTGGAAGATCACCCACAACTACCTGCATCACAAGTACACCAACATCCTCGGGATGGACGACGATGTCGGATACGGTCTGCTGCGGGTCACCCGCGACCAGCGGTGGAAGCCGTTCTACCTCGGCAACGTCGCGTACAACGCGATCCTCGCGGCACTGTTCCAGTACGGCATCGCCATCCAGCTGCTCGAGCTCGGCAAGGTCATCCAGGGACGCGACGACCGCGAGCTCACCAAGGCACGCGGCAAGGAGGTGCTCGCCAAGCTCGGCAAGCAGCACCTCAAGGACTACGTGATCTACCCGGCGCTCACCGGCAAGTCGTGGAAGTCCACGATGAAGGCCAACGCCACGGCCAACTTCGTGCGCAACATCTGGACCAACGCGGTGATCTTCTGCGGTCACTTCCCGGACGGTGCGGAGAAGTTCACGAAGCAGGACATCGAGACCGAGACGCGTGCCCAGTGGTACCTGCGTCAGATGCTCGGCTCCGCGAACATCTCCGGCGGCAAGGTCATGGACTTCATGACCGGCAACCTGAGCTACCAGATCGAGCACCACATCTACCCCGACCTGCCGTCCAACCGGTACGCGGAGATCGCGGTGCGCGTGCGTGAGCTGTGCGAGAAGTACGACCTGCCGTACACCACCGGCCCGCTCGCGGTGCAGTACTGGAAGTCGTGGCGCACCATCGCGAAGCTGTCGCTGCCCGACAAGTACCTCAAGGACGACCGCGACGCCGCCCCGGAGACCGCCTCCGAGCGGGGCTTCGGCGGAGCGCCGGAGATCGATCCGGCCACCGGCCGCCGCGTGGGTCTGGCCACCACCATCGAGAAGACCCGCAAGCGCGGATTCATCCGCCGCGCGCTCGGCATGCGCTGA
- a CDS encoding fatty acid desaturase family protein, protein MAITDIRAFSHLTEDDIVALANEFDAIRRDVENSRGPRDARYIHSVIRAQRVLEVVGRCALFGSRRRSRWIIGTAALSLAKIIENMELGHNVMHGQWDWMNDPEIHSTSWEWDQTGPSEHWKRAHNYAHHTYTNIVGMDEDVGFGILRMTRDEKWRPRNLAQPIANIVLALTFEWGIALHDLSAKKELEGVPPTQWNSGPNKEFAAKAGRQVVKDLVFFPALTGPAWRSTLTANLTANVIRNIWAYLVIFCGHFPDGAEKFTTEHYENETRGEWYLRQLLGSANISGGRAMDFLTGNLSYQIEHHLFPDLPSNRYPEIAARVRALCGKYDLPYTTGSLARQYWLALRTIHKLALPDRFLKATADDAPETSSERKFDRWRPDAPVVVTEASTGRRRGLLTALRVHAEHAVAERRRRRGESSHREPSATV, encoded by the coding sequence TTGGCCATCACCGATATCCGCGCGTTCTCTCATCTGACCGAAGACGACATCGTTGCTCTTGCAAACGAATTCGACGCGATTCGACGGGATGTGGAGAATTCGCGCGGCCCGCGGGACGCCCGCTACATCCATTCCGTCATCCGTGCGCAGCGTGTGCTGGAGGTGGTCGGACGCTGCGCGCTGTTCGGTTCGCGTCGACGGTCGCGCTGGATCATCGGTACCGCTGCGCTGTCGCTCGCGAAGATCATCGAGAACATGGAACTCGGGCACAACGTGATGCACGGGCAGTGGGACTGGATGAACGACCCCGAGATCCATTCGACCTCGTGGGAATGGGATCAGACCGGTCCGTCCGAGCACTGGAAGCGCGCCCACAACTACGCGCACCACACCTACACGAACATCGTGGGCATGGACGAGGACGTGGGATTCGGCATCCTGCGGATGACGCGCGACGAGAAGTGGCGTCCGCGCAATCTCGCGCAGCCCATCGCGAACATCGTCCTCGCGCTGACCTTCGAGTGGGGGATCGCGCTGCACGACCTCTCGGCGAAGAAGGAACTCGAGGGCGTCCCGCCCACGCAGTGGAATTCGGGGCCCAACAAGGAATTCGCGGCGAAGGCCGGCCGGCAGGTCGTCAAGGACCTGGTGTTCTTCCCGGCGCTCACCGGCCCGGCCTGGCGCAGCACGTTGACCGCGAACCTCACCGCGAACGTGATCCGCAACATCTGGGCGTATCTCGTGATCTTCTGCGGCCACTTCCCCGACGGCGCAGAGAAGTTCACGACCGAGCACTACGAGAACGAGACGCGCGGGGAGTGGTATCTGCGCCAGTTGCTCGGCAGCGCAAACATTTCCGGTGGGCGTGCGATGGATTTCCTCACCGGGAATCTCAGTTACCAGATCGAGCATCACCTGTTCCCGGACCTCCCGAGCAACCGCTACCCGGAGATCGCCGCCCGTGTGCGGGCGCTGTGCGGCAAGTACGACCTGCCGTACACGACCGGCTCGCTCGCCCGGCAGTACTGGCTCGCCCTGCGCACGATCCACAAGCTCGCGTTGCCCGACCGGTTCCTCAAGGCGACGGCCGACGATGCCCCCGAGACCTCCTCCGAGCGCAAGTTCGACAGGTGGCGTCCGGACGCGCCCGTGGTGGTCACCGAGGCGTCCACCGGACGTCGCCGGGGTCTGCTCACGGCGCTGCGGGTCCACGCCGAGCATGCGGTAGCAGAGCGTCGTCGTCGCCGTGGTGAATCGAGTCACCGGGAACCTTCCGCCACCGTGTGA
- a CDS encoding ferredoxin reductase, whose product MGLKEWIEKPAAHVAPGEKSLSNVLRGAVARLTTPLLPDDYLHLVNPLWSARELRGRIVSVRQETPDSATIVIRPGWGFDFGYAPGQYIGIGLHIDGRWHWRSYSLTSSPTWDDKVISIAVKAMPEGFLSSHLVGGVPEGTVVRLAAPKGDFVLPDPPPAKILFLTAGSGITPIMSMLRTLDRRAVERELDLPDVVHIHSAPTAENVMFRSELERFDATHDRFRVHVRHTREKGKFALSELDEVCPDWRERQTWACGPQQMLDDITAHWVAEGIEDQVHLERFAVSRADTSGSGGTITFAKSGKTVTVDGATTILEAGESVGALMPFGCRMGICQTCVVPLEKGHVVDLRSGKEHAEGERVQTCISAAAGDCTLDV is encoded by the coding sequence ATGGGCCTGAAGGAATGGATCGAGAAGCCTGCGGCACACGTCGCGCCAGGGGAGAAGTCGCTCTCCAACGTCCTGCGTGGCGCGGTGGCCCGGCTGACCACCCCTCTGCTCCCCGACGACTACCTGCATCTGGTCAACCCGCTGTGGTCCGCCCGTGAACTGCGCGGGCGCATCGTCTCGGTGCGCCAGGAGACCCCCGATTCCGCGACGATCGTCATCCGTCCCGGCTGGGGCTTCGACTTCGGATACGCACCCGGCCAGTACATCGGCATCGGTCTGCACATCGACGGTCGCTGGCACTGGCGCTCCTACTCGCTGACCTCCTCGCCCACCTGGGATGACAAGGTCATCTCCATCGCCGTGAAGGCGATGCCCGAGGGCTTCCTGTCCAGCCACCTCGTCGGCGGGGTCCCCGAGGGCACCGTCGTGCGCCTTGCCGCCCCGAAGGGCGATTTCGTCCTGCCCGACCCGCCGCCGGCGAAGATCCTCTTCCTCACGGCCGGCAGTGGCATCACGCCGATCATGTCGATGCTGCGGACGCTCGACCGGCGTGCGGTCGAGCGCGAACTCGACCTGCCCGACGTCGTGCACATCCACTCCGCGCCGACGGCCGAGAACGTGATGTTCCGGTCCGAGCTCGAGCGTTTCGACGCCACCCACGATCGGTTCCGCGTGCACGTGCGTCACACCCGTGAGAAGGGCAAGTTCGCGCTCTCGGAGCTCGACGAGGTGTGCCCCGACTGGCGCGAGCGTCAGACCTGGGCGTGCGGTCCCCAGCAGATGCTCGACGACATCACCGCGCACTGGGTCGCGGAGGGCATCGAGGATCAGGTCCACCTCGAGCGCTTCGCCGTCAGCCGCGCCGACACCTCGGGGTCGGGCGGAACGATCACGTTCGCGAAGTCCGGCAAGACCGTCACCGTGGACGGCGCCACGACGATTCTCGAGGCCGGTGAGAGCGTCGGTGCGCTGATGCCCTTCGGTTGTCGCATGGGAATCTGTCAGACTTGTGTTGTGCCGCTCGAGAAGGGGCACGTCGTCGATCTGCGATCCGGCAAGGAGCACGCAGAGGGCGAACGCGTCCAGACCTGCATCTCCGCCGCTGCCGGCGACTGCACACTGGACGTGTAG
- a CDS encoding DUF6912 family protein, with protein MLQGLVADGEVDAVGRTAFAVTPALREAYTAGDDEELAEVAMAEAARASLRLLGSEEPNDHPSFASRRVVIAADVDEVKPRPDLDDAVVKLAGPITMRAVASVHIDLQEAEADVARAREIVDAAELGDEEAEFVLGDAEDHELAWYAAQELPFLLELL; from the coding sequence ATGTTGCAGGGCCTCGTCGCCGACGGTGAGGTCGACGCGGTGGGCCGGACGGCCTTCGCGGTGACCCCCGCTCTGCGCGAGGCTTACACGGCGGGCGACGACGAGGAGCTCGCCGAGGTCGCGATGGCCGAGGCGGCACGCGCGTCGCTGCGGTTGCTCGGATCGGAGGAGCCGAACGATCATCCGTCCTTCGCGTCCCGTCGGGTGGTGATCGCGGCCGACGTCGACGAGGTGAAGCCGCGACCGGATCTCGACGATGCGGTCGTCAAGCTCGCCGGGCCGATCACGATGCGTGCGGTCGCGTCGGTGCACATCGACCTGCAGGAGGCGGAGGCCGACGTCGCGCGGGCACGCGAGATCGTCGATGCGGCCGAACTGGGCGACGAGGAGGCCGAGTTCGTCCTCGGCGACGCGGAGGACCACGAACTGGCGTGGTACGCGGCCCAGGAACTGCCCTTCCTGCTCGAACTGCTCTGA
- a CDS encoding WS/DGAT/MGAT family O-acyltransferase: MTSRMTAQDASYYYLETSNTPMHVGSLAILEPPEGGLDYESVLRLVEQRLPEVPRYRKKVREVAFGLSRPVWVDDRDFDITYHVRRSALPKPGSDEQLHDLVARLVSRPLDRTRPLWEMYLVEGLANDRVALFTKSHSALVDGEEALDIVQVLFDKEPVPREVPEELWMPEREPSESALLVGALAELVARPGEGIAAVRSAVGDLTATLTETVDAVGRIARTAAQSAPETPLNTQISRSRRFSVVRSDLEPYRKIHSRYGCTINDVVLAVLAGALRYWLLSRGEPVTEATVVRAMVPMSVYTQDPDDCGDNDTIQVHPQGEVSSFLLDLPVGEPNAVVRLSHIAHAGEAYSRQRRRVAAQTMVRLSGFAPATMHAVGARVAMGFSQRMFNLMITNAPGPQHPLYLTGARLLEIFPVSPLLKNQALSIALTSYDGKIYYGLNADRDAMPDVDVAATLIQESLEELTDAGR, translated from the coding sequence ATGACGAGCCGGATGACGGCGCAGGACGCGTCGTACTACTACCTGGAGACGAGCAACACGCCGATGCACGTCGGGTCGCTCGCGATCCTCGAACCCCCCGAGGGCGGTCTCGACTACGAGAGCGTGCTGCGGTTGGTCGAGCAGCGACTGCCCGAGGTGCCCCGTTACCGGAAGAAGGTGCGGGAGGTCGCATTCGGGCTCTCGCGACCCGTGTGGGTCGACGACCGCGATTTCGACATCACCTACCACGTGCGGCGCTCCGCGCTGCCGAAACCCGGCTCCGACGAACAGCTGCACGACCTCGTCGCGCGTCTGGTCTCGCGACCGCTCGACCGCACGCGACCGCTCTGGGAGATGTATCTCGTCGAGGGGCTCGCGAACGATCGGGTGGCGCTGTTCACGAAGTCGCATTCGGCGCTCGTCGACGGCGAGGAGGCCCTCGACATCGTCCAGGTGCTCTTCGACAAGGAGCCGGTGCCGCGTGAGGTCCCCGAGGAATTGTGGATGCCCGAACGCGAACCGTCGGAGTCCGCTCTGCTCGTCGGAGCGCTCGCCGAACTCGTCGCGCGCCCGGGGGAGGGGATCGCCGCCGTGCGATCGGCCGTGGGCGATCTCACGGCGACCCTCACCGAGACCGTCGACGCCGTCGGCCGGATCGCCCGCACGGCAGCGCAGTCGGCGCCCGAGACTCCGCTGAACACGCAGATCTCGAGGAGCCGTCGGTTCTCCGTGGTGCGCTCCGATCTGGAGCCCTACCGCAAGATCCACTCCCGCTACGGCTGCACGATCAACGACGTGGTGCTTGCGGTCCTCGCCGGCGCGTTGCGGTACTGGCTGCTCTCCCGCGGGGAGCCGGTCACCGAGGCGACGGTGGTGCGGGCGATGGTCCCGATGTCGGTGTACACCCAGGATCCGGACGACTGCGGCGACAACGACACGATCCAGGTGCACCCGCAGGGCGAGGTGTCGTCCTTCCTGCTGGATCTGCCGGTGGGGGAGCCGAACGCGGTGGTCCGGTTGTCGCACATCGCGCATGCGGGCGAGGCCTACTCGCGGCAGCGGCGGCGGGTGGCGGCGCAGACGATGGTCCGCTTGTCGGGCTTCGCCCCGGCGACGATGCACGCGGTGGGAGCCCGGGTCGCGATGGGTTTCTCGCAGCGGATGTTCAACCTCATGATCACCAATGCGCCCGGTCCGCAGCACCCGCTCTACCTCACCGGAGCCCGGCTGCTCGAGATCTTCCCGGTCTCGCCGCTGCTGAAGAATCAGGCCCTGAGCATCGCGTTGACGTCCTACGACGGCAAGATCTACTACGGTTTGAATGCGGATCGTGATGCGATGCCCGATGTGGACGTGGCAGCGACGCTGATCCAGGAATCTCTCGAGGAGTTGACGGATGCCGGCAGGTGA
- a CDS encoding HAD-IA family hydrolase gives MRGLVLDVGGVLVGPGSDPDTFGAAVTVLRARGVRTALLSNDPGGPGAQWLRDLEGPFVDRVVLSGDARVAKPDPESYLLVARLLDLEPGECVFVDDSVGNVRGAAAAGMVGVHHDGSHDAPGELAVLFDLDPEEIGSGATDGAESWWRRSGGSGQEGERGR, from the coding sequence ATGCGAGGACTCGTACTCGATGTCGGTGGCGTCCTGGTCGGGCCGGGAAGCGATCCCGATACCTTCGGCGCGGCCGTGACGGTCCTGCGCGCGCGTGGGGTGCGGACCGCCCTGCTGAGCAACGATCCCGGTGGGCCCGGCGCGCAGTGGCTGCGCGATCTCGAGGGCCCGTTCGTCGACCGCGTGGTGCTCTCGGGTGACGCACGTGTCGCCAAACCCGACCCCGAGAGCTACCTGCTGGTCGCCCGGCTGCTGGACCTCGAACCCGGCGAGTGCGTCTTCGTCGACGATTCGGTCGGCAACGTGCGAGGCGCCGCCGCTGCGGGGATGGTCGGCGTACACCATGATGGTTCACACGACGCGCCGGGCGAACTGGCCGTACTCTTCGATCTCGATCCCGAGGAGATCGGGAGCGGAGCCACGGACGGTGCCGAGTCGTGGTGGCGACGCTCGGGAGGTTCGGGTCAGGAGGGGGAACGGGGTCGATGA
- a CDS encoding Rv3235 family protein, whose product MSHHTGRYVRRLTNLEPPVEEACHRPRSHLARRPTPHDGRSGRAPLRRDGTERPTTAPGTEDPTTRPGDRPAIVLDPGVVRVAETAVRLVLEVVDGRRPAVQSTTVLDPRLVATITAARPPRAGRSTAVLLRTRVRPVDADTVEVFGSYGRGDRVFAYAGRMVHKRPRPRAPHRWTITTLWLG is encoded by the coding sequence ATGTCGCATCACACCGGGCGCTACGTGCGCCGCCTCACCAACCTCGAACCTCCGGTCGAGGAGGCCTGTCATCGTCCCCGCAGCCACCTCGCGCGCCGGCCCACGCCGCACGACGGACGCTCGGGGCGCGCACCGCTCCGCCGCGACGGAACCGAACGTCCGACCACCGCCCCCGGCACCGAAGATCCGACCACGCGGCCGGGCGACCGGCCCGCGATCGTCCTCGATCCGGGTGTCGTGCGGGTCGCGGAGACGGCGGTGCGACTGGTTCTCGAAGTGGTCGACGGCCGCCGTCCCGCCGTGCAGTCCACGACGGTCCTCGACCCGCGTCTCGTCGCCACGATCACTGCGGCCCGGCCTCCTCGCGCAGGACGCAGCACTGCGGTGCTGCTGCGGACGCGGGTACGTCCCGTCGACGCCGACACCGTGGAGGTGTTCGGCAGCTACGGTCGCGGGGACCGGGTGTTCGCCTACGCCGGCCGGATGGTGCACAAGCGCCCCCGCCCTCGTGCTCCGCACCGCTGGACGATCACGACCCTGTGGCTCGGGTGA
- the secA gene encoding preprotein translocase subunit SecA: MVKRLKHIAEHVDSLSPDFEALTDAELRAKTDEFRSRYQDGETLDDLLPEAFATAREASFRVLGQKHYLVQIMGGAALHFGNIAEMKTGEGKTLTCVLPAYLNAISGDGVHVVTVNDYLAKRDAEWMGRVHRFLGLETDVILSGMTPAQRRAAYSADITYGTNNEFGFDYLRDNMTHSLDDLVQRGHNFAIVDEVDSILIDEARTPLIISGPADASSKWYSEFARIAKLLKPEVHYEIDIRKRTVGVHEAGVEFVEDQLGIDNLYEAANSPLVSYLNNAIKAKELYAKDKDYIVRNGEVVIVDEFTGRVLSGRRYNEGMHQAIEAKEGVEIKAENQTLATITLQNYFRLYDKLSGMTGTAETEAAELHQIYSLGVIPIPTNRPMVRVDQGDLIYKTEEAKFAAVVDDVVERHEKGQPVLIGTTSVERSEYLSRQFTKRGVPHSVLNAKFHEQEAQIIAQAGRSGAVTVATNMAGRGTDVVLGGNPDILADIELRKRGLDPVNTPDEYEAAWDEILERIKAESKADAEKVRAAGGLYVLGTERHESRRIDNQLRGRSGRQGDPGESRFYLSLGDELMRRFNGAALESIMTRLNLPDDVPIEAKMVSKAIKSAQTQVEQQNFEIRKNVLKYDEVMNQQRTVIYEERRRILRGEDLEGQVQHMLTDVITAYVDGATAEGYVEDWDLEQLWTALKTLYPVGVDYKTLVAENEDLDRDGLLEVLLEDARAAYARREAELEAIAGENAMRELERRVLLSVLDRKWREHLYEMDYLKEGIGLRAMAQRDPLVEYQREGFDMFTAMLEGLKEESVGFLFNLQVEAAQQQQSAGVAVTPASAAAAAQAAPSLAKAAPARPAQQPARPAQPAQAEPAPTALRAKGLDETERRLTYSGPDEDGRAHVARTTAGADAGSAPRQAGTRKERRAAARRDAKTNRRR; this comes from the coding sequence ATGGTCAAGCGGCTCAAGCACATCGCCGAGCATGTCGATTCCCTCTCCCCGGACTTCGAGGCCCTGACCGATGCCGAGCTCCGGGCCAAGACGGACGAGTTCCGGAGTCGCTACCAGGACGGCGAGACGCTCGACGATCTGCTTCCGGAAGCCTTCGCGACCGCCCGGGAGGCGTCCTTCCGTGTGCTCGGCCAGAAGCACTATCTCGTCCAGATCATGGGTGGCGCGGCGCTGCACTTCGGCAACATCGCCGAGATGAAGACCGGTGAGGGCAAGACCCTCACCTGTGTGCTGCCGGCCTACCTCAACGCGATCTCCGGCGACGGCGTCCACGTCGTCACGGTCAACGACTACCTCGCCAAGCGCGACGCCGAGTGGATGGGCCGTGTGCACCGTTTCCTCGGGCTCGAGACCGACGTGATCCTGTCCGGCATGACCCCGGCCCAGCGCCGCGCGGCCTACTCCGCCGACATCACCTACGGCACCAACAACGAGTTCGGCTTCGACTACCTGCGCGACAACATGACGCACTCGCTCGACGACCTCGTTCAGCGCGGCCACAACTTCGCGATCGTCGACGAGGTCGACTCGATCCTCATCGACGAGGCCCGGACGCCGCTGATCATCTCGGGTCCCGCCGACGCGTCGAGCAAGTGGTACTCCGAGTTCGCGCGCATCGCCAAGCTGCTCAAGCCCGAGGTCCACTACGAGATCGACATCCGCAAGCGGACCGTCGGTGTGCACGAGGCCGGCGTCGAGTTCGTCGAGGACCAGCTCGGCATCGACAACCTGTACGAAGCGGCCAACTCGCCGCTGGTGAGCTACCTCAACAACGCCATCAAGGCCAAGGAGCTCTACGCCAAGGACAAGGACTATATCGTCCGCAACGGCGAGGTCGTCATCGTCGACGAGTTCACCGGCCGCGTCCTGTCGGGCCGGCGCTACAACGAGGGCATGCACCAGGCGATCGAGGCCAAGGAAGGCGTCGAGATCAAGGCCGAGAACCAGACGCTCGCCACGATCACGCTGCAGAACTACTTCCGCCTGTACGACAAGCTGTCGGGCATGACCGGTACGGCCGAGACCGAGGCCGCCGAGCTCCACCAGATCTACAGCCTGGGTGTCATCCCGATCCCGACCAACCGCCCGATGGTGCGCGTCGACCAGGGCGACCTGATCTACAAGACCGAGGAAGCGAAGTTCGCGGCCGTCGTCGACGACGTCGTCGAGCGTCACGAGAAGGGCCAGCCGGTCCTCATCGGTACGACGAGTGTCGAGCGCTCGGAATACTTGTCCCGGCAGTTCACCAAGCGCGGTGTTCCGCACAGCGTGCTCAACGCGAAGTTCCACGAGCAGGAAGCGCAGATCATCGCGCAGGCCGGCCGGTCCGGCGCGGTGACGGTCGCGACGAACATGGCCGGTCGCGGTACCGACGTCGTGCTCGGCGGCAACCCCGACATCCTCGCCGACATCGAGCTGCGCAAGCGCGGCCTCGACCCGGTCAACACGCCGGACGAGTACGAGGCGGCCTGGGACGAGATCCTCGAGCGGATCAAGGCCGAGTCGAAGGCCGACGCCGAGAAGGTGCGTGCGGCCGGTGGCCTGTACGTGCTCGGCACCGAACGGCACGAGTCGCGTCGTATCGACAACCAGCTCCGTGGTCGTTCCGGTCGTCAGGGCGACCCGGGCGAGTCGCGGTTCTACCTCTCGCTCGGCGACGAGTTGATGCGACGCTTCAACGGTGCGGCGCTCGAGTCGATCATGACGCGGCTGAACCTGCCCGACGACGTGCCGATCGAGGCGAAGATGGTCTCCAAGGCCATCAAGAGCGCGCAGACGCAGGTCGAGCAGCAGAACTTCGAGATCCGCAAGAACGTCCTCAAGTACGACGAGGTGATGAACCAGCAGCGCACCGTCATCTACGAGGAGCGCCGCCGGATCCTGCGCGGCGAGGACCTCGAGGGTCAGGTGCAGCACATGCTCACCGACGTGATCACCGCGTACGTCGACGGTGCCACCGCCGAGGGTTACGTCGAGGACTGGGATCTCGAGCAGTTGTGGACGGCGCTCAAGACCCTCTACCCGGTGGGTGTCGACTACAAGACGCTCGTCGCCGAGAACGAGGACCTCGACCGCGACGGCCTGCTCGAGGTTCTTCTCGAGGATGCCCGCGCCGCCTACGCCCGTCGCGAGGCCGAACTCGAGGCCATCGCCGGTGAGAATGCGATGCGCGAACTCGAGCGTCGCGTGCTGCTGTCGGTCCTCGACCGCAAGTGGCGCGAGCACCTCTACGAGATGGACTACCTCAAGGAGGGCATCGGCCTGCGCGCCATGGCGCAGCGCGATCCGCTCGTCGAGTACCAGCGCGAGGGCTTCGACATGTTCACCGCGATGCTCGAGGGTCTGAAGGAGGAATCGGTCGGATTCCTGTTCAACCTCCAGGTCGAGGCCGCGCAGCAGCAGCAGTCCGCGGGTGTGGCCGTCACGCCGGCCTCCGCGGCGGCCGCTGCACAGGCGGCCCCGAGCCTCGCCAAGGCGGCTCCGGCCCGACCGGCACAACAGCCCGCCCGTCCGGCACAACCGGCGCAGGCCGAGCCCGCACCGACGGCGCTGCGGGCCAAGGGTCTCGACGAGACCGAGCGACGCCTGACCTACAGCGGTCCCGACGAGGACGGCCGCGCCCATGTCGCGCGCACGACCGCCGGTGCCGACGCGGGCTCCGCGCCCCGTCAGGCCGGCACCCGCAAGGAGCGTCGTGCCGCGGCCAGGCGCGACGCGAAGACCAACCGGCGGCGCTGA